In Bacteroidota bacterium, a single genomic region encodes these proteins:
- the mltG gene encoding endolytic transglycosylase MltG, translated as MKKRSLLPFKVVSILALALVIALFFAYKFAMKIYEPNVMLNDIQEDARLYIPSGSDYDDVLQLLNNQNFISDIKSFEWVAKKMNYPASVHPGSYLIKKGMNNYDFISKLRVGSTTPVYLTINCVRSLDELAEIVGSKLESDKEEFYKAMIDDSFFKANGLNKNTVLTFFIPNTYEFYWIASPEEFLSKMKKEYDKFWTAERKEKATKLNLSQIEVSILASIIQEETSKKDELGKIARVYLNRLKRGMLLQADPTLKFALKDRSIKRLLNEHKKVNSLYNTYKYKGLPPGPIVLPQISSMDGVLNAENHNYIYFCAKADMSGYHYFSTNYRQHLNYARRYHRKLNSLNIR; from the coding sequence ATGAAAAAGAGGTCTTTATTGCCATTTAAAGTAGTAAGTATTTTGGCTCTGGCATTAGTAATTGCATTGTTTTTTGCTTACAAGTTTGCAATGAAAATATACGAACCAAATGTAATGCTCAATGATATTCAGGAAGATGCGAGATTATACATTCCCTCAGGCTCCGATTATGATGATGTTCTTCAGTTATTGAATAATCAAAATTTTATAAGTGATATAAAATCTTTTGAATGGGTTGCAAAAAAAATGAATTATCCGGCATCAGTACATCCGGGTTCTTATTTGATTAAAAAAGGAATGAACAATTATGATTTTATTTCAAAACTCAGAGTTGGCTCTACAACTCCTGTTTATTTAACTATCAATTGTGTGCGTTCGCTTGATGAACTTGCCGAAATTGTTGGAAGTAAACTTGAATCGGATAAGGAAGAATTTTATAAGGCTATGATTGATGATTCTTTTTTTAAAGCAAACGGATTAAATAAAAACACTGTTTTAACATTCTTCATTCCAAATACTTATGAGTTTTACTGGATTGCAAGCCCTGAAGAATTTTTAAGTAAAATGAAAAAGGAATATGATAAATTTTGGACAGCAGAAAGAAAAGAAAAAGCAACAAAACTAAATCTTTCACAAATAGAAGTTTCTATTCTTGCTTCAATAATTCAGGAAGAAACATCAAAGAAAGATGAACTAGGAAAAATTGCAAGAGTTTATTTAAATCGCTTAAAAAGAGGGATGCTTTTACAAGCTGATCCAACATTAAAATTTGCTTTAAAAGACAGAAGTATAAAAAGGTTACTTAACGAACATAAAAAAGTAAACTCACTTTACAATACTTACAAATACAAAGGTTTGCCCCCGGGACCAATTGTGTTGCCACAAATTTCTTCAATGGATGGAGTTTTAAATGCAGAAAATCATAATTATATATATTTTTGTGCAAAAGCAGATATGTCAGGATATCACTATTTCTCAACAAATTATAGACAACATTTAAATTATGCAAGAAGATATCA